One Oryzomonas sagensis genomic region harbors:
- a CDS encoding FadR/GntR family transcriptional regulator yields MKFQPIKPKKVSAQIAEQIRASILAGEFSPGDKLPPERELAEMFGVSRPSVREALNILAAAGLVMSYQGGGTVVLSLVEMPGGNPLSELIRSEQERALDVIEVRKGMESWTAYYAAQRALPEDLRRMEEIIGGMERNLDGLKPSEDLDANLHIVIARATHNIVWLHLMQSLFDAMKEFQQTVWRAVYLTSDDHHLLFGHHRRIFEAIKARDAETAREAMIAHLTFAEQRSSAYVTRQQA; encoded by the coding sequence ATGAAATTTCAGCCCATAAAACCGAAGAAGGTGTCGGCCCAGATCGCCGAGCAGATCCGCGCCTCGATCCTGGCGGGGGAATTCTCTCCCGGCGACAAGCTCCCCCCGGAGCGCGAGCTGGCCGAGATGTTCGGCGTATCCCGCCCGTCGGTGCGCGAGGCGCTCAATATCCTGGCTGCGGCCGGGCTGGTCATGTCCTATCAGGGAGGGGGGACGGTGGTGCTGTCCCTGGTGGAGATGCCGGGGGGGAACCCGCTCTCCGAACTGATCCGGTCGGAGCAGGAACGGGCCCTGGACGTGATCGAGGTGCGCAAGGGGATGGAGTCCTGGACCGCCTACTATGCGGCCCAGCGGGCGCTGCCCGAGGACCTGCGGCGCATGGAGGAGATCATCGGCGGCATGGAGCGCAACCTGGACGGCCTGAAACCTTCCGAGGACCTGGACGCCAACCTGCACATCGTGATCGCCCGCGCCACGCACAACATCGTCTGGCTCCACCTCATGCAGAGCCTGTTCGACGCCATGAAGGAGTTCCAGCAAACCGTCTGGCGGGCGGTCTACCTGACCAGCGACGACCACCACCTGCTCTTCGGCCACCACCGCCGCATCTTCGAGGCCATCAAGGCCCGGGACGCGGAAACCGCCCGGGAGGCGATGATCGCCCACCTCACCTTTGCGGAGCAGCGCAGCAGCGCCTACGTCACGCGGCAGCAGGCATAG
- a CDS encoding L-lactate permease: MPWIQTYTPVAGSLGMSALVAAVPLVVIFICLAVLKMKAHIAGPLAVVSALAIAVVVWGMPAKLAGLAFGQGVAFGLFPVFYIVITTLFLYNLTVKGGQFEIIRASLAGVTADRRLQALLIAFCFGAFIEGAAGFGTPVAIAGATLVGLGFRPLYAAGVCLVANTAPVAFGAIGIPVVALAGVMGYDDAGLMKLSTMVGRQLPFISLFIPFYVIMIMVGLKKTLEVLPAIVVCGATFALAQWGTASYLGPYLPDITASLLSMVALVLLLQVWHPKQVWTFDHESGNAVRERHDYTAGQVFRAWAPYLALTVMVLLWGIPSIKTELDKSAVLITVDGLHNGIVKKVAKPEDGLKKIATVNEEIDKQVAQLSPADPKQAALAAKLTELKGLEDAFVPVEQGLAGKGAVLSDERLKSCDLVAKKMTETQKLCKELVKIGAVPKDRFKPLDKAVADQLPVKLAAKYNFNFLSAAGTAILIAAFLSALICGVGMGDTFRILGKTLYDMRYPAVTVASVLGLAYVMNTSGMTNCLGLVFTKTGHWFPFIAPFLGWLGVFLTGSDTSSNVLFGGLQRATAEQLGLNPILTGAANTSGGVMGKMISPQSLAVATAATGMVGEEGTLFRFTLKHSLFLTVVVGVIVYLQASVFSWMIP; encoded by the coding sequence ATGCCCTGGATTCAGACCTACACACCCGTAGCAGGCAGTCTGGGGATGTCGGCCCTGGTGGCCGCCGTTCCGCTCGTCGTCATCTTCATCTGTCTGGCCGTGCTCAAGATGAAGGCCCACATCGCCGGCCCCCTGGCCGTGGTCTCGGCCCTGGCCATCGCCGTCGTTGTCTGGGGGATGCCGGCCAAGCTGGCCGGGCTGGCCTTTGGCCAGGGGGTCGCCTTCGGCCTCTTCCCGGTGTTCTACATCGTCATCACCACCCTGTTTCTCTATAACCTCACCGTCAAGGGGGGGCAGTTCGAGATCATCCGGGCCTCCCTGGCCGGGGTGACCGCGGACCGCCGCCTCCAGGCGCTCCTGATCGCCTTCTGCTTCGGCGCGTTCATCGAAGGGGCGGCCGGTTTCGGCACGCCGGTGGCCATTGCCGGCGCCACCCTGGTGGGGCTCGGCTTCCGGCCGCTCTATGCCGCCGGGGTCTGCCTGGTGGCCAACACCGCGCCGGTGGCCTTCGGCGCCATCGGCATCCCGGTGGTGGCCCTGGCCGGGGTCATGGGCTACGACGATGCCGGCCTCATGAAGCTCTCCACCATGGTGGGACGCCAACTGCCGTTCATCTCCCTGTTCATCCCCTTTTACGTGATCATGATCATGGTCGGCCTGAAGAAGACCCTGGAGGTCCTGCCGGCCATCGTCGTCTGCGGCGCGACCTTCGCCCTTGCCCAGTGGGGCACCGCCAGCTACCTGGGGCCGTACCTCCCGGACATCACCGCCTCCCTCCTCTCCATGGTGGCCCTGGTGCTCCTGCTGCAGGTCTGGCACCCCAAGCAGGTCTGGACCTTCGATCACGAGAGCGGGAACGCCGTCAGGGAACGGCACGACTATACCGCCGGCCAGGTCTTCCGGGCCTGGGCGCCCTACCTGGCGCTGACCGTCATGGTGCTTTTGTGGGGCATCCCCTCCATCAAGACCGAGCTGGACAAGAGCGCCGTCCTGATCACGGTGGACGGGCTCCACAACGGGATCGTCAAGAAGGTTGCCAAGCCGGAAGACGGGCTGAAGAAGATCGCCACGGTGAACGAGGAGATCGACAAGCAGGTGGCCCAGCTCTCTCCCGCCGACCCGAAGCAGGCGGCCCTGGCGGCCAAACTGACGGAGTTGAAGGGGCTTGAGGATGCCTTTGTACCGGTGGAACAGGGGTTGGCGGGCAAGGGGGCGGTCCTGAGCGACGAGCGGCTGAAGAGTTGCGACCTGGTTGCCAAGAAGATGACCGAGACCCAGAAGTTGTGCAAGGAGCTGGTGAAGATTGGCGCGGTGCCCAAGGACCGCTTCAAGCCGCTGGACAAGGCTGTGGCCGACCAGTTGCCCGTCAAGCTGGCGGCCAAGTACAATTTCAACTTCCTCTCCGCCGCCGGCACCGCCATCCTGATCGCAGCGTTCCTCTCGGCCCTGATCTGCGGCGTGGGGATGGGCGACACCTTCCGCATCCTTGGCAAGACCCTCTACGACATGCGTTACCCAGCGGTCACCGTGGCGTCGGTGCTCGGCCTGGCCTACGTCATGAACACCTCGGGCATGACCAACTGCCTCGGTCTGGTGTTCACCAAGACCGGCCACTGGTTCCCCTTCATCGCCCCGTTCCTCGGCTGGCTGGGGGTCTTCCTGACCGGCTCCGACACCTCCAGCAACGTCCTGTTCGGCGGTTTGCAGCGGGCCACGGCCGAGCAGTTAGGCCTCAATCCGATCCTGACCGGGGCGGCCAACACCAGCGGCGGGGTCATGGGCAAGATGATCTCCCCCCAATCCCTGGCCGTGGCCACGGCGGCCACCGGCATGGTGGGGGAGGAGGGGACCCTGTTCCGTTTCACCCTCAAGCATTCCCTGTTTTTGACGGTGGTGGTGGGGGTGATTGTGTACTTGCAAGCCTCTGTGTTTTCGTGGATGATACCTTAA
- a CDS encoding FAD-binding oxidoreductase, whose amino-acid sequence MEQSFINELKTIVGEQYTLTDRESLAVYGYDSTPELESRPGVVLLPGSPPEVARIMALCHGAGISVTPRGSGTNLSGGSLSGGGVVVQTSRMNRIVEVDEENLTATVEPGVITSALHREVEGRGLFYPPDPGSMNISTMGGNVAENSGGLRGLKYGVTADYVMGLTTVLADGELLRTGGKAVKDVAGYSLNPLLVSSEGTLGFFTAITVKLIPKPRAKITMLAHFPELNQAALAVSAIIAAKVIPATLEFLDKVTIKCVEDYSHVGLPLDVDAVLLIEVDGHPAVVAEEAASVEEICKRHRCSFFQTAKDADEALKLATARRTALSALARLKPTTILEDATVPRSCIAPMLQVIQETARKYNLTIGTFGHAGDGNLHPTCLTDERDKDEIARAHAAFDEIFDAAIAMGGTITGEHGVGLAKKRYLPRLVGESGIKVMRGIKNAFDPKGILNPGKVF is encoded by the coding sequence ATGGAACAATCCTTTATCAATGAGCTTAAAACCATCGTCGGCGAGCAGTACACCCTGACCGACCGGGAATCCCTGGCGGTGTACGGCTACGATTCCACCCCCGAACTGGAGAGCAGGCCGGGGGTGGTCCTGTTGCCCGGCAGTCCCCCGGAGGTGGCCCGCATCATGGCCCTCTGCCACGGGGCCGGGATCAGCGTGACCCCGCGCGGCTCCGGCACCAACCTGTCGGGCGGCTCCCTGTCGGGGGGCGGGGTGGTGGTGCAGACCAGCCGCATGAATCGCATCGTGGAGGTGGACGAAGAGAACCTGACCGCCACGGTGGAGCCGGGGGTGATCACCAGCGCCCTGCACCGGGAGGTGGAGGGGCGCGGTCTGTTCTATCCGCCCGACCCGGGGAGCATGAACATCTCCACCATGGGGGGCAATGTGGCCGAGAATTCGGGCGGGCTGCGCGGCCTCAAGTACGGGGTGACGGCGGATTACGTCATGGGGCTGACCACGGTTCTGGCGGACGGCGAACTGCTGCGTACCGGCGGCAAGGCGGTGAAGGACGTGGCCGGTTACAGCCTGAACCCGCTGTTGGTCTCCTCCGAAGGCACCCTGGGGTTTTTCACCGCCATCACGGTCAAGCTGATCCCCAAGCCCCGGGCCAAGATCACCATGCTGGCCCATTTCCCCGAACTGAACCAGGCCGCCCTGGCGGTGTCGGCCATCATCGCCGCCAAGGTCATCCCGGCCACCCTGGAGTTCCTGGACAAGGTGACCATCAAGTGCGTGGAGGATTATTCCCACGTGGGGCTCCCCCTGGACGTGGATGCGGTCCTGCTGATCGAGGTGGACGGCCACCCGGCGGTGGTGGCCGAGGAGGCCGCCAGCGTGGAGGAGATCTGCAAGCGCCACCGCTGCTCCTTCTTCCAGACCGCCAAGGACGCGGACGAGGCGCTCAAGCTGGCCACGGCGCGGCGCACCGCCCTGTCGGCCCTGGCGCGGCTCAAGCCGACTACCATCCTGGAGGACGCCACCGTACCGCGCAGTTGCATCGCGCCCATGCTTCAGGTCATTCAGGAGACGGCCCGCAAGTACAACCTCACCATCGGCACCTTCGGCCACGCCGGGGACGGCAATCTACACCCCACCTGCCTGACCGACGAACGGGACAAGGACGAGATCGCCCGGGCCCATGCCGCCTTCGACGAGATCTTCGACGCCGCCATCGCCATGGGGGGCACCATCACCGGCGAGCACGGGGTGGGGCTGGCCAAGAAGCGCTATCTGCCGCGGCTGGTGGGGGAATCGGGGATCAAGGTCATGCGGGGGATCAAGAACGCCTTTGATCCGAAGGGGATCTTGAATCCGGGGAAGGTATTCTAA
- a CDS encoding (Fe-S)-binding protein, with amino-acid sequence MDYVKLINCMRCGMCLPACPTYKETFLETASPRGRVALIRKLQEGELDQSERLLEYLSLCLDCQACASACPCGVNAGELVAEFTCERKGGEGLSFMEELILRRLLPHPDRLEAALAPMRLYQRTGLQKLVRKLGVMKLFPEPLERMEGLLPNLPARPLRQTIAEVTPARGEERGTVAFFLGCVMSLVFSEASRATVRLLSELGYRVVTPRNQVCCGAPNMLSGDLAGLKEAVRTNVAVFGGIEADFIVTDCGGCGAELKHYGHHLEGDPEAAAFSAKVRDISQVLALHREELRAKLKPLPVTVTYHDPCHIAHCQGIRREPRDLLRLIPGVEYRELEAADACCGSAGTYNIAKPEMADRILTRKIATIRATGAELLVTGNPGCLLQLRKGLAEQLPGVGIVHVTELLARSLDGAA; translated from the coding sequence ATGGATTACGTAAAACTGATCAACTGTATGCGCTGCGGGATGTGCCTCCCCGCCTGCCCCACCTACAAGGAGACCTTCCTGGAGACCGCCTCGCCGAGGGGGCGGGTGGCGCTGATACGCAAACTCCAGGAAGGGGAACTGGACCAGTCCGAGCGCCTTCTGGAGTACCTCTCCCTCTGCCTGGACTGCCAGGCGTGCGCTTCGGCCTGCCCCTGCGGGGTCAATGCCGGCGAACTGGTGGCGGAATTCACCTGCGAGCGCAAGGGAGGGGAGGGGCTCTCCTTCATGGAGGAGTTGATCCTGCGCCGCCTGCTCCCCCATCCCGACCGCCTGGAGGCGGCCCTGGCCCCCATGCGCCTCTACCAGCGCACCGGCCTGCAAAAACTGGTGCGCAAACTGGGGGTCATGAAGCTGTTCCCGGAGCCCTTGGAACGGATGGAGGGGCTGCTCCCGAACCTGCCCGCCCGGCCGCTGCGCCAGACCATCGCAGAGGTCACGCCGGCCCGGGGGGAGGAGCGGGGGACCGTGGCCTTCTTCCTGGGGTGCGTCATGAGCCTGGTCTTCAGCGAGGCGAGCCGGGCGACCGTCCGGCTGCTGTCAGAGCTGGGCTACCGGGTCGTCACCCCCCGCAATCAGGTCTGCTGCGGCGCGCCCAACATGCTCTCCGGGGACCTGGCCGGCCTGAAGGAGGCGGTGCGCACCAACGTGGCCGTCTTCGGCGGGATCGAGGCGGATTTCATCGTTACCGACTGCGGCGGCTGCGGGGCCGAGCTGAAGCACTACGGCCATCACCTGGAGGGGGACCCGGAGGCCGCGGCGTTCAGCGCCAAGGTGCGGGACATCTCCCAGGTCCTGGCGCTGCACCGGGAGGAGTTGCGCGCCAAGCTCAAGCCGCTCCCCGTGACGGTTACCTACCACGACCCGTGCCACATCGCCCACTGCCAGGGCATCCGCCGGGAGCCGCGGGACCTGCTCCGGCTGATCCCGGGGGTGGAGTACCGGGAGTTGGAAGCGGCCGACGCCTGCTGCGGCAGCGCCGGCACCTACAACATCGCCAAGCCGGAGATGGCCGACCGCATCCTGACCCGCAAGATCGCCACCATCCGGGCCACCGGGGCGGAACTGCTGGTGACCGGCAATCCGGGCTGCCTGCTGCAGTTGAGGAAGGGGCTGGCGGAGCAGTTGCCTGGCGTGGGGATCGTGCATGTGACGGAGCTTCTGGCGCGCAGCCTGGACGGGGCCGCCTAA